DNA from Sulfurimonas xiamenensis:
CTATAATAGGTTTTTTAAAAGCTGCTACAAAACCTTGATTTCTTAAACACAACCTATAATAATCATCAAATATAAAAAATGTTATTATAATAGTTCATATTTTAAAAAATGGAGATTATTATGGCTTATAAAAAGACAAATAGCGACAGAATTAAAAGAATTTATCAACTTTGTGAAGATCATTTTGGTGGTGTTCGCTTTGTTGGTGTGAAATTTCATAAAAAAATAGGCTGGATTGCAAAAGTACAGTTTGATGATGGGTTTGAAAGTCTTACTGCTGACGGTGAAACAAGCGTCGAAGCTCTTCGTAAATTAAAAAATCGTGTTAAAAAAATAATTAAAAGATACAATGCAGTTTAAATATATTAGCAATATAATATAAATTCATATAGAAAACGACCAACACACCAGGGAGGTCGTTTACAAATATAATAATACCTTACTTTTCTTATATATAAATAATTCACAAAAATTTCAGTTATTTTCTTAAAAAAAAATTTAGTATAAAAAAAGAGCACTTTTTTCAAAAAAATGTGTACTATTCACACATTGTGTTAAAATGTGAATAGTACTTCATAGATAGAATTATTTATTCAAAAATAAATAATTTTTAAATAAAAATTTATATAAAATAAACTGAAAAAATCAATGCTTTAATATTGCTTAAAACCCCATAAAATAGGCTTTTAAGCAATATTTTATTTTTCATAATAATAAAAATTAAATTTTTATTAAAACCTATTTTTTTTATTCACATAAAATATATATGTCGTATAAGATTTTAATAACAAATATATATTTTATAATCAAAATGTTTCACATGAAACAAAATATAAAATTTATGTTTTTATATTAAATCAATAAACTTTTTTGTACTTCTTTAAGAAAATCAACGCTGCTTTTAATATTATAATTTTTATCATATAATTTAAAATTTAATTCACTAGCATGCAAAAGCAATCTTGAAGCGCCACTATTTTTTATTCTCTCTTCTCTGCTTAACTCTTTATCTAAAAATTTGATTATGTTTTCTTCACTTTGACCATATATAGGATCACCGACTATTGGATGTTTCATGTGAAACAAATGAACTCTTATTTGATGTTGTCTTCCTGTAAGAGGAGAACACTCTACCAGTGTCATTTTTAGCTCAGGAAAATATTTTAAAACTTTTATATCTGTTTTTGATTTTTTTCCATCTTTATGAACTTTTACAACCATTCTAACTATACTGCTTTCATCCTCTTTTCTAAGAAGAGGTGCTTCAATTGAAATATTACTATTTAACTTCCCATGTACCATGGCCAAATACTTTTTATTCATATTTCTTTCTTGAAACATTATTTTAAGGTCTCGTTCACTTTTCTTATTCTTTGAACACAAAACCAAACCGCTTGTTTCTTGATCTATTCTATGAGTAATATTCGCGTTCATTCCATATTGATATTTTAGTTCATCAATAAGAGAATATTGTGTATTTCTGTTTTGAGGATGGATAAGAACTCCGCTTGGTTTGTCAAAAACAACAAACTCTTCATACTCTATATGCGGTTTTAAATTTCTAGTAGCAGGCTCAAAATGTATAAATTCAACTTCACCCTCAATCTCTTTTGAAGATATATTCATAACTTCTCCATTAATTAACAAGCGACCTTTGGCAATAAAACGCTGAGCCTCTTTTTGTGCATAACCAAGCTCTTTTATAAGAAATATAAAAGCTCTCTGCTTTTCCTTTACAAACAATTTTTTTAAAACAAATGGCAAATTTTAATTCCTATTTAATCAACTATTTACACTATTTTCTGTAGAATAAAAGACTTAATTTTAACATAAAATTCAACATAATTTATACAAAGGTAACATACCATGGTAGAGAGATACGCAAGAGAAAAGATGAGTTCCAAATGGACAATGCAGGCAAAATATCAAGCTTGGCTGGATGTAGAAAAAGCGGTTGTAAAAGCTTGGAGCAGATTAGGGCTTATTCCTGAAGATGATGCTAAAAAGATTGTTGAGAATGCAGGATTTGATATAAAAAGAATCGATGAAATAGAAGCAGTAACCCGCCATGACCTTATAGCGTTTACGACTAGCGTATCAGAAACTCTAGGCGAAGAGAGCAGATGGTTTCACTACGGCATGACAAGTTCAGATACGGTTGACACAGCCGTAGCGCTTCAGATGAAAAGCTCTCTGGAATTAATCATAGAAGATGTAAAGATGATTATGGAGTCCATCAAAAAAAGAGCAATGGAACATAAAATGACTCTTATGGTTGGACGCAGCCACGGCATACATGGAGAGCCTATAACATTCGGTCTTGTGTTAGCTGTTTGGTATGACGAAATGGCAAGACATTTAGAAAATCTGGAACAAACACTTGATGTTATAAGTGTAGGGCAGGTTAGCGGGGCAATGGGTAACTTTGCACATGCACCTTTAGAGCTTGAAGAGTATACATGTGAAGAACTGGGACTAAAACCGGCACCTGCATCTAACCAAGTAATTCAGAGAGACAGATACGCAAGACTTGCTACTGCGTTAGCTCTTATGGCGAGTTCTATAGAAAAGTTTGCCGTACAAGTTCGTCACTGGCAGAGAACTGAAGTATATGAGTGTGAAGAGTATTTTGCAAAAGGTCAAAAAGGCTCATCTGCAATGCCGCACAAACGCAATCCGATACTAACAGAAAACATAACAGGTCTTGCGCGTATGATCAGAGCCTATGCAACACCGGCAATGGAGAATGTCGCGCTTTGGCATGAGAGAGATATCAGCCACTCTTCAACCGAGAGGTTTTGGCTTCCCGACTCATTTATAACAAGCGACTTTATGCTGCACCGCATGAACAATGTAATCTCTAACCTAACAGTATATCCTGAGAACATGATGAAAAATCTCAATCTTACAGGCGGACTTGTTTTTTCTCAAAGAGTTCTTTTAGAACTTCCTCTAAAGGGTGTTAGCCGTGAGGATGCTTATCGCATAGTTCAAAGAAATGCGATGAAAGTCTGGGAAGAGATACAGCAAGGCAAACCTACTACAAATGAAAAGGGGGAATCTCTCTATCTTAACCATCTCTTGGCTGATGAAGAACTGAGAGCAAGTTTGAGTGAAGAGGCAATTCGCGAATGCTTTAATTTTGATTACTATACTAAAAATGTAGATAAAATATTCAAGAGAGTTTTCAACAAATAAATGACATAATTGTGCTAATATTCATTACTAAAATCAAAAGTCATTAAGCACTTATTTGTGCTTAATGCAAGAGCAGGAAATTATATGATAACAATTATAAAAAGAAACGGTAGAACCGAACCGTTGGATATTACAAAAATACAAAAGTATACATCCGCTGCGGTAAAAGAGCTAGATAATGTCTCCCAAAGCGAACTTGAAGTCGACGCACAGATTCAATTCCGTGACGGTATAACATCAAAAGAGATACAGCAGACACTTATTAAAACAGCGGTCGACAAGATAGACATAGATGCTCCCAACTGGACCTTTGTTGCCTCAAGACTCTTTTTGTTTAACCTCTACCATCAAGTAAACGGATTTACTGGTTACTCATCTTTAAAGGAGTATTTCCAAAGAGGCGAAAAAGAGGGGAAAATTCTTCTTGGTTTAAAAGAGATGTACAACCTTGATGAGTTAGAAAAACATATAAAACCCGAACGCGACATGCAGTTTAACTATCTTGGTGTTAAAACACTTTATG
Protein-coding regions in this window:
- the purB gene encoding adenylosuccinate lyase encodes the protein MVERYAREKMSSKWTMQAKYQAWLDVEKAVVKAWSRLGLIPEDDAKKIVENAGFDIKRIDEIEAVTRHDLIAFTTSVSETLGEESRWFHYGMTSSDTVDTAVALQMKSSLELIIEDVKMIMESIKKRAMEHKMTLMVGRSHGIHGEPITFGLVLAVWYDEMARHLENLEQTLDVISVGQVSGAMGNFAHAPLELEEYTCEELGLKPAPASNQVIQRDRYARLATALALMASSIEKFAVQVRHWQRTEVYECEEYFAKGQKGSSAMPHKRNPILTENITGLARMIRAYATPAMENVALWHERDISHSSTERFWLPDSFITSDFMLHRMNNVISNLTVYPENMMKNLNLTGGLVFSQRVLLELPLKGVSREDAYRIVQRNAMKVWEEIQQGKPTTNEKGESLYLNHLLADEELRASLSEEAIRECFNFDYYTKNVDKIFKRVFNK
- a CDS encoding RluA family pseudouridine synthase — translated: MPFVLKKLFVKEKQRAFIFLIKELGYAQKEAQRFIAKGRLLINGEVMNISSKEIEGEVEFIHFEPATRNLKPHIEYEEFVVFDKPSGVLIHPQNRNTQYSLIDELKYQYGMNANITHRIDQETSGLVLCSKNKKSERDLKIMFQERNMNKKYLAMVHGKLNSNISIEAPLLRKEDESSIVRMVVKVHKDGKKSKTDIKVLKYFPELKMTLVECSPLTGRQHQIRVHLFHMKHPIVGDPIYGQSEENIIKFLDKELSREERIKNSGASRLLLHASELNFKLYDKNYNIKSSVDFLKEVQKSLLI